A stretch of Mastacembelus armatus chromosome 1, fMasArm1.2, whole genome shotgun sequence DNA encodes these proteins:
- the gtf2e2 gene encoding transcription initiation factor IIE subunit beta, producing the protein MDPALLRERELFKKRALSTPAVEKRQAASDSGSHKKKKPKVDKESSSGSKHSNDSSNGNFNIKASSGYKFGCLAKIVNYMKTRHQNGDTHFLTLDEILDETKLLDISMKQKQWLMTEALVNNPKIEVRDGTYGFKPKYNLKDKKALVRLLDKHDQLGLGGVLLDDVEEGLPNAAKAIKALGDQIIFVTRPDKKKILFYNDKHCQFVVDEEFQKLWRSVPVDSMDEEKIEEYLKRQGISSMQETGPKKVLPVQKRKKQGGQRKKQFKTHNNHLAGVLEDYSDGVPVKK; encoded by the exons ATGGACCCGGCTCTGCTGAGGGAAAGGGAGCTGTTCAAGAAAAGAGCTCTGTCCACTCCAGCTGTGGAGAAGAGACAGGCTGCTTCAGACTCTGGATCGCATAAGAAGAAGAAACCCAAAGTCGACAAGGAAAGCTCCTCAGGATCTAAACACAGCAATG attctAGTAATGGCAACTTTAACATCAAGGCGAGCTCTGGGTACAAATTCGGCTGCCTGGCTAAGATAGTCAATTATATGAAG ACAAGGCATCAGAATGGTGACACACACTTTCTAACCTTAGATGAGATTCTGGATGAGACCAAACTTCTTGACATCAgtatgaaacagaaacagtggcTTATGACAGAG GCCCTGGTCAACAACCCAAAAATTGAGGTTCGAGATGGGACATACGGCTTCAAGCCTAAGTACAACTTAAAGGACAAGAAAGCTTTAGTGAGGCTGCTGGACAAACATGACCAGCTCGGCCTGGGAGGAGTGCTGCTGGATGACGTAGAGGAAGGACTGCCCAATGCGGCTAAGGCAATTAAG GCTCTGGGGGACCAGATCATTTTTGTGACAAGACCAGACAAGAAAAAGATCCTTTTTTACAATGACAAGCACTGCCAGTTTGTGGTAGACGAAG AATTTCAGAAGCTGTGGAGGAGTGTCCCAGTTGATTCCATGGATGAAGAGAAGATTGAGGAGTACTTGAAAAGACAAGGCATCTCCTCTATGCAAGAGACTGGACCAAAGAAAGTG TTACCAGTtcagaagaggaagaagcaaGGTGGGCAGAGGAAGAAACAATTCAAGACCCACAACAACCATTTGGCAGGAGTACTGGAGGATTATTCAGATGGTGTTCCTGTAAAGAAGTGA
- the hgsnat gene encoding heparan-alpha-glucosaminide N-acetyltransferase isoform X1 encodes MAKRKLKKISGDTSSVAGVKRVRQEDMAHPETCMFSIAAVVLVVAVCVVPLTAEVTLSHSGFPHHKHIALKMDEAFLKVSNELDTEVVVSWMSQRCYQCLYQQLGLVPAAPSPGQPSSADFTVSTQHEITLQFNNSLDNLEICRVPFHFGEHGNYSLWVKNMNNPSAVNCSVVTDAEPVNSYIPILVAFLIFAGLGLVSSIGRVILGLDAVKSMLYRIGGSMETERLINSDLGSPGRIAAPVTDNIIPSPPSQNKRLRSLDTFRGISLVIMVFVNYGGGRYWFFKHESWNGLTVADLVFPWFVFIMGTSIALSINSLLRAGSTRCSVLRKVVWRSIQLFAIGVFIINPNYCQGPLSWDNLRIPGVLQRLAWSYLAVACLDVLVARRHLDVLVMDAWWSPGLDILLYWPAWLCVLVLEVIWLCITLLLPVPHCPTGYLGPGGIGDMGLYANCTGGAAGFVDRWLLGENHIYQSPTSRVIYATNMPYDPEGVLGSINSIFMAFLGLQAGKIILHYRNLHKSIMSRFLIWGLFLGVVSAVLTKCSTDQGFIPVNKNLWSLSYVTTLACFAFVLLVLIYYIVDVKKWWSGAPFYYPGMNSILVYIGHEVFEDYFPFRWRMANSQSHAEHLTQNLVATSCWVFIAYVLYRKKIFWKI; translated from the exons ATGGCAAAAAGGAAACTAAAGAAAATCTCAGGAGACACATCTTCAGTCGCAGGGGTGAAACGGGTTAGACAGGAAGACATGGCACATCCAGAGACGTGCATGTTTTccattgctgctgttgttttggttgTAGCTGTTTGCGTGGTGCCGCTGACAGCTGAAGTAACGTTATCTCACT CTGGCTTCCCTCATCATAAACACATAGCCCTGAAGATGGACGAGGCGTTTCTCAAAGTCAGCAATGAGCTGGACACTGAAGTGGTGGTGTCGTGGATGTCACAGCGCTGCTACCAG TGTTTGTATCAGCAGCTAGGGCTGGTACCAGCAGCACCCAGTCCTGGCCAGCCCAGTTCAGCAGACTTCACAGTGAGCACACAGCATGAAATCACACTACAGTTCAATAACAGTCTTGACAACCTGGAAATCTGCAG ggTTCCATTCCACTTTGGGGAGCATGGAAACTACTCTCTATGggtgaaaaatatgaataacCCCTCAGCAGTCAACTGCTCTGTAGTGACTGATGCAGAACCTGTCAACAGCTACATAC CGATCTTGGTAGCATTTCTTATCTTTGCTGGACTGGGTTTGGTGTCTTCCATCGGAAGAGTAATATTAGG GCTTGATGCCGTGAAGAGTATGCTCTACCGAATTGGCGGCTccatggagacagagaggctCATCAACTCT GACCTGGGCAGCCCTGGCAGGATAGCGGCACCTGTTACTGACAATATCATTCCTTCCCCACCCAGCCAAAACAAGAGACTACGATCTTTGGACACGTTCAGAGG TATCTCGTTAGTCATTATGGTTTTCGTGAACTATGGAGGAGGGCGATACTGGTTCTTTAAACATGAAAGCTGGAACG gTCTCACTGTTGCAGACCTTGTCTTCCCTTG gtttgtgtttattatgGGAACATCCATAGCCCTGTCAATCAACTCCCTGCTGCGTGCAGGTTCAACCCGCTGCTCAGTGCTGAGGAAAGTTGTGTGGAGGAGCATACAGCTCTTTGCCATTGGCGTGTTCATCATCAACCCAAACTATTGCCAGGGACCCT TATCTTGGGACAATTTGCGCATCCCTGGGGTTTTGCAGCGTCTGGCCTGGTCATACCTGGCTGTAGCCTGCCTGGACGTGTTGGTTGCGAGGCGTCACCTTGACGTCCTTGTGATG gATGCTTGGTGGTCCCCTGGACTTGACATCTTGCTGTACTGGCCAGCTTggctgtgtgtgcttgtcttaGAGGTCATCTGGCTCTGCATCACTCTTCTACTTCCTGTACCACATTGCCCAAC AGGCTACCTGGGTCCAGGTGGAATTGGGGACATGGGCCTATACGCCAACTGTACTGGTGGAGCAGCTGGGTTCGTTGACCGGTGGCTCCTGGGAGAAAACCACATCTATCAGTCTCCTACGTCACGG GTGATTTACGCAACTAACATGCCATATGATCCAGAAGGTGTTCTTGGCAGCATCAACTCCATCTTCATGGCTTTTCTTGGATTACAG GCAGGAAAAATAATCTTACACTACAGAAATCTCCACAAAAGTATTATGTCAAGATTCCTTATATGGGGTCTATTTTTG GGAGTTGTGTCAGCAGTTCTGACCAAATGTTCCACAGACCAGGGCTTCATTCCTGTCAACAAGAACCTGTg GTCTCTGTCCTATGTGACAACACTGGCCTGTTTTGCTTTTGTGCTGCTAGTGCTGATTTACTACATAGTAGATGTGAAGAAGTGGTGGTCTGGAGCACCTTTCTACTACCCCG GTATGAACTCCATCCTCGTGTACATAGGCCATGAAGTGTTTGAGGATTATTTCCCCTTCCGTTGGCGCATGGCCAATAGCCAATCCCACGCTGAGCACCTCACGCAGAACCTTGTGGCTACTTCCTGTTGGGTCTTTATCGCCTACGTGCTGTACAGAAAGAAGATTTTCTGGAAAATTTAG
- the rbpja gene encoding recombination signal binding protein for immunoglobulin kappa J region a, whose product MAPVVTGKFGERPQPQRLTREAMRNYMKEKDDQTVLILHAKVAQKSYGNEKRFFCPPPCVYLMGRGWQKKLESMEKEGCKEQEAQPCAFIGISNSEQEMQQLNLEGKHFCTAKTLYISDSDKRKHFMLSVKMLYGNSANIGVFLSKRIKVISKPSKKKQSLKNADLCIASGTKVALFNRLRSQTVSTRYLHVEGGNFHASSQQWGAFYIHLLDDDESEGEEFAVRDGYIHYGQTVKLVCSVTGMALPRLIIRKVDKQTTLLDADDPVSQLHKCAFYLKDTDRMYLCLSQERIIQFQATQCSKETNKEIINDGASWTIISTDKAEYTFYEGMGPVPTPVTPVPVVESLQLNGGGDVAMLELTGQNFTPKLRVWFGDVEADTMYRCGESVLCVVPDISAFREGWRWVRQPVQVPVTLVRNDGIIYATALTFTYTPEPGPRPHCNAAEAILRSHSTSSSSPASSSSPSSSLSGLGEGQATYNSSDSGVSSGVSSMSMLS is encoded by the exons ATGGCGCCCGTCGTTACGGG gaaGTTTGGTGAGCGACCTCAGCCTCAGCGTTTGACAAG GGAGGCTATGAGGAATTACATGAAGGAGAAGGATGACCAGACAGTGCTCATACTGCATGCAAAAGTTGCACAGAAGTCTTATGGCAATGAAAAAAG GTTTTTCTGCCCTCCACCTTGTGTGTATCTGATGGGCAGAGGGTGGCAGAAGAAGTTAGAGAGTATGGAGAAAGAGGGTTGCAAAGAGCAGGAGGCCCAGCCATGCGCATTTATTGGGATCAGCAACAGTGAGCAAGAAATGCAGCAACTCAATCTCGAGGGGAAG CACTTCTGCACAGCTAAAACACTTTATATCAGTGACTCAGATAAAAGGAAACACTTCATGCTGTCTGTGAAGATGTTATATGGAAACAGCGCCAACATAGGAGTGTTTCTCAGCAAGAGGATCAAGGTCATCTCTAAGCCCTCCAAGAAGAAGCAATCCCTTAAAAATGCAGATT TGTGCATCGCTTCAGGGACTAAGGTGGCATTGTTTAACCGGCTGCGTTCCCAGACTGTTAGCACCAGATATCTTCATGTGGAGGGGGGAAACTTTCATGCCAGCTCCCAACAGTGGGGTGCCTTCTACATTCACCTCT TGGACGATGATGAGTCTGAAGGGGAGGAGTTTGCTGTGAGAGATGGCTACATTCACTATGGCCAAACAGTCAAATTGGTCTGTTCAGTCACTGGCATGGCACTGCCCAGATTG ATCATTCGCAAAGTGGACAAGCAGACTACATTGTTAGATGCAGATGACCCAGTGTCCCAACTACACAAGTGTGCCTTTTACCTGAAAGATACAGACAGGAtgtatctctgtctctcacaggAGAGGATCATCCAGTTCCAG gCCACACAATGCTCCAAAGAGACTAACAAAGAGATTATTAATGATGGGGCTTCCTGGACTATCATTAGTACTGACAAGGCCGAGTATACCTTTTATGAGGGCATGGGTCCTGTCCCAACACCAGTCACACCTGTCCCTGTGGTGGAAAGTctgcag TTAAACGGTGGAGGAGATGTGGCGATGTTGGAGCTGACAGGTCAAAACTTCACCCCTAAACTGAGAGTGTGGTTTGGAGATGTGGAGGCTGACACCATGTACAG ATGTGGAGAGAGTGTCCTGTGCGTTGTTCCAGACATTTCTGCCTTCAGGGAGGGCTGGCGCTGGGTGAGACAGCCAGTGCAGGTGCCTGTCACATTAGTCCGCAATGATGGAATCATCTATGCCACCGCCCTGACCTTCACCTACACGCCTGAACCAGGGCCACGACCTCACTGCAATGCTGCTGAGGCCATTCTGCGATCACATAGCACTTCTTCATCATCACCAGCATCCTCATCTTCACCATCTTCTTCACTGAGTGGGCTCGGGGAAGGCCAGGCGACTTACAACAGTAGTGACTCAGGCGTGTCGTCAGGTGTTTCATCCATGTCGATGCTGTCATAG
- the hgsnat gene encoding heparan-alpha-glucosaminide N-acetyltransferase isoform X2, producing the protein MDEAFLKVSNELDTEVVVSWMSQRCYQCLYQQLGLVPAAPSPGQPSSADFTVSTQHEITLQFNNSLDNLEICRVPFHFGEHGNYSLWVKNMNNPSAVNCSVVTDAEPVNSYIPILVAFLIFAGLGLVSSIGRVILGLDAVKSMLYRIGGSMETERLINSDLGSPGRIAAPVTDNIIPSPPSQNKRLRSLDTFRGISLVIMVFVNYGGGRYWFFKHESWNGLTVADLVFPWFVFIMGTSIALSINSLLRAGSTRCSVLRKVVWRSIQLFAIGVFIINPNYCQGPLSWDNLRIPGVLQRLAWSYLAVACLDVLVARRHLDVLVMDAWWSPGLDILLYWPAWLCVLVLEVIWLCITLLLPVPHCPTGYLGPGGIGDMGLYANCTGGAAGFVDRWLLGENHIYQSPTSRVIYATNMPYDPEGVLGSINSIFMAFLGLQAGKIILHYRNLHKSIMSRFLIWGLFLGVVSAVLTKCSTDQGFIPVNKNLWSLSYVTTLACFAFVLLVLIYYIVDVKKWWSGAPFYYPGMNSILVYIGHEVFEDYFPFRWRMANSQSHAEHLTQNLVATSCWVFIAYVLYRKKIFWKI; encoded by the exons ATGGACGAGGCGTTTCTCAAAGTCAGCAATGAGCTGGACACTGAAGTGGTGGTGTCGTGGATGTCACAGCGCTGCTACCAG TGTTTGTATCAGCAGCTAGGGCTGGTACCAGCAGCACCCAGTCCTGGCCAGCCCAGTTCAGCAGACTTCACAGTGAGCACACAGCATGAAATCACACTACAGTTCAATAACAGTCTTGACAACCTGGAAATCTGCAG ggTTCCATTCCACTTTGGGGAGCATGGAAACTACTCTCTATGggtgaaaaatatgaataacCCCTCAGCAGTCAACTGCTCTGTAGTGACTGATGCAGAACCTGTCAACAGCTACATAC CGATCTTGGTAGCATTTCTTATCTTTGCTGGACTGGGTTTGGTGTCTTCCATCGGAAGAGTAATATTAGG GCTTGATGCCGTGAAGAGTATGCTCTACCGAATTGGCGGCTccatggagacagagaggctCATCAACTCT GACCTGGGCAGCCCTGGCAGGATAGCGGCACCTGTTACTGACAATATCATTCCTTCCCCACCCAGCCAAAACAAGAGACTACGATCTTTGGACACGTTCAGAGG TATCTCGTTAGTCATTATGGTTTTCGTGAACTATGGAGGAGGGCGATACTGGTTCTTTAAACATGAAAGCTGGAACG gTCTCACTGTTGCAGACCTTGTCTTCCCTTG gtttgtgtttattatgGGAACATCCATAGCCCTGTCAATCAACTCCCTGCTGCGTGCAGGTTCAACCCGCTGCTCAGTGCTGAGGAAAGTTGTGTGGAGGAGCATACAGCTCTTTGCCATTGGCGTGTTCATCATCAACCCAAACTATTGCCAGGGACCCT TATCTTGGGACAATTTGCGCATCCCTGGGGTTTTGCAGCGTCTGGCCTGGTCATACCTGGCTGTAGCCTGCCTGGACGTGTTGGTTGCGAGGCGTCACCTTGACGTCCTTGTGATG gATGCTTGGTGGTCCCCTGGACTTGACATCTTGCTGTACTGGCCAGCTTggctgtgtgtgcttgtcttaGAGGTCATCTGGCTCTGCATCACTCTTCTACTTCCTGTACCACATTGCCCAAC AGGCTACCTGGGTCCAGGTGGAATTGGGGACATGGGCCTATACGCCAACTGTACTGGTGGAGCAGCTGGGTTCGTTGACCGGTGGCTCCTGGGAGAAAACCACATCTATCAGTCTCCTACGTCACGG GTGATTTACGCAACTAACATGCCATATGATCCAGAAGGTGTTCTTGGCAGCATCAACTCCATCTTCATGGCTTTTCTTGGATTACAG GCAGGAAAAATAATCTTACACTACAGAAATCTCCACAAAAGTATTATGTCAAGATTCCTTATATGGGGTCTATTTTTG GGAGTTGTGTCAGCAGTTCTGACCAAATGTTCCACAGACCAGGGCTTCATTCCTGTCAACAAGAACCTGTg GTCTCTGTCCTATGTGACAACACTGGCCTGTTTTGCTTTTGTGCTGCTAGTGCTGATTTACTACATAGTAGATGTGAAGAAGTGGTGGTCTGGAGCACCTTTCTACTACCCCG GTATGAACTCCATCCTCGTGTACATAGGCCATGAAGTGTTTGAGGATTATTTCCCCTTCCGTTGGCGCATGGCCAATAGCCAATCCCACGCTGAGCACCTCACGCAGAACCTTGTGGCTACTTCCTGTTGGGTCTTTATCGCCTACGTGCTGTACAGAAAGAAGATTTTCTGGAAAATTTAG
- the smim18 gene encoding small integral membrane protein 18 — MANITTTIQPSTLPEAVPLSHVSLQVQEVYPFHDSWNVACFIILLLFILTVLSLAALAVLYELLDCGCCAKGKTHHQLQEEGPGSCSKLMTSICKEPESHTEVV, encoded by the coding sequence ATGGCAAACATCACTACCACTATACAACCAAGTACTCTACCAGAGGCAGTCCCTCTCTCCCACGTCTCCTTGCAGGTCCAGGAAGTCTACCCCTTCCATGACAGCTGGAATGTTGCCTGCTTCATCATCCTTCTGCTCTTCATCCTCACTGTCCTGTCTCTGGCTGCTTTGGCTGTGCTCTATGAGCTACTggactgtgggtgctgtgcCAAAGGGAAGACACACCACCAGCTACAGGAGGAGGGGCCAGGAAGCTGCAGCAAACTCATGACCAGCATTTGCAAGGAGCCAGAATCTCACACTGAGGTGGTATAG
- the LOC113128464 gene encoding dynactin subunit 6-like translates to MADKQNTQKNVKIAAGAVVCVESEIRGDVTIGPRTVVHPKARIIAEAGPIVIGEGNLIEEQALIINSYPENITPDSEVEPKTMTIGINNVFEVGCVSQALKIGDNNVIESKADVGRNVILTSGCIIGAFCQVNTCEVIPENTVIYGAGCMRRVQTERPQPQTLQLDFLMKILPNYHHLKKTVKAGHSAS, encoded by the exons ATGGCAGATAAACAAAATACCCAGAAAAA tgtcaaaatagctgctggAGCCGTAGTTTGTGTTGAAAGTGAAATCAGAGGAGATGTCACCATAG GCCCCAGGACAGTGGTTCACCCAAAAGCTCGCATCATTGCAGAGGCAGGACCCATCGTGATTGGGGAAGGCAATTTGATCGAGGAGCAAGCTCTGATTATCAATAG TTACCCAGAAAACATAACACCAGACTCAGAGGTAGAACCAAAGACGATGACCATTGGCATCAACAATGTATTTGAAGTTGGCTGTG TATCACAAGCCCTGAAAATTGGGGACAACAATGTAATAGAATCTAAAG CTGACGTTGGCCGGAACGTGATCCTCACCAGTGGCTGTATTATTGGAGCCTTCTGCCAGGTCAACACTTGTGAAGTCATCCCAGAGAACACGGTTATCTATGGCGCTGGTTGTATGAGGAGGGTTCAGACAGAGAGACCACAG CCCCAGACTCTTCAGCTTGACTTTCTGATGAAGATTTTGCCAAACTACCACCATTTAAAGAAAACCGTTAAAGCAGGCCACAGTGCTAGCTAA
- the stim2a gene encoding stromal interaction molecule 2, which translates to MLPMSPLLLLVFPTALFVAAQGAGDLQGVTFPGESAGFDSVDPCMVVSPPCMSEADRYSLEALRSIHHMMDDDQDGGIEVEESVEFIIEDMKQQQTHKHSNLHREDQHITVEELWKGWKSSEVHNWTQDEVLRWLKEFVELPQYEKNFKEFKVNGNTLPRIAANEPSFLSGQLKVQDQRDKQKLNIKALDVVLFGPPTRPPHNYMKDLLLIVSVVMGVGGCWFAQAQNKASKIHVAKMMKDLESLQRAEQSLIDLQEQLERAQEEKRNVAEEKQNLEEKMRDEIMGAQEEAYRLHELRQGAVSELSRLRYAEEELEQVRGALKQAEKDMQASWTVSEVLQQWLQLTHEVEVQYYNVKKQSAELQLAIAKEEAERIKKKRSSVLGTLHVAHSSSLDQVDHKIMEAKNALSEVTACLRERLHRWQQIECLCGFPIIRNPGLANLTAQLYSDSIALGFPRVPQSSCPCHSSVRGSIENLLEESASTILPQMAVPGAPLKRSPRTRGSTIRRSRLPSVITQPPATMISPDPDLLIPIRAPYPCFDEDEGLFLKTLKKQDSKEIFSDTDVMASTPLSKMFPSPTIDTSCRKLYHDETEPLADSSITKPLSREVESPVRKLSVEEFEASVDVTCRKTAKDKLLDTSLENPFLKLSKEESLIEAPPRKASRERIEAPLDVTGRKGLSNELDVECSARKGERDMIGDSVDSASRNTYREKSDLSLDVRKILRNELEASADVPPGKISRDIIGTPMDSSSRKIRDDEHAFDSVSRRISRDSLGMPLDRGSRKLPRNKTECQLESSARALALDKMVEPARTPPRKISRDELEYCIDTTSLKMIPRDKLEAHMDIYTEKQEFGLEPTTSRRMLRDEREISAGSLRRRVPRMPREDTDSPIDNPTGKVSRDRIHIPMEIPKQSVLKEEMGASSLSLCRIGQPDLMVTSQVPQKLSSDFFTVGPLSELVYDGILEKSCKPMATTPTSLSDSTPNLPPGRVLREVEPPQLPPGAAFPCPALHPETGDERNKDKEKSKKSLKLKNLFKKKQESTHEKLQSGLQKL; encoded by the exons ATGCTTCCTATGTCCCCTCTGTTGCTCCTCGTATTCCCCACCGCGCTCTTTGTGGCCGCGCAAGGCGCCGGGGACCTCCAGGGTGTCACCTTCCCCGGTGAGAGCGCCGGCTTCGACTCAGTAG ATCCCTGCATGGTGGTATCTCCACCATGTATGAGCGAGGCAGACCGCTACAGCCTGGAAGCCCTGCGGAGCATCCATCATATGATGGATGATGACCAAGATGGAGGGATTGAGGTGGAGGAGAGTGTGGAG tttatCATTGAAGACATGAAGCAACAACAaacccacaaacacagcaacctGCACAGAGAAGACCAACACATCACAGTGGAGGAGCTGTGGAAGGGCTGGAAGTCATCTGAAG tACATAATTGGACTCAAGATGAGGTGCTTCGCTGGCTGAAGGAGTTTGTTGAGTTGCCGCAGTATGAGAAAAACTTTAAAGAGTTTAAAGTCAATGGAAACACACTCCCCAG GATTGCAGCTAATGAGCCTTCTTTCCTGAGTGGCCAGCTGAAAGTTCAAGATCAAAGAGACAAGCAGAAGCTCAACATCAAAGCTCTGGATGTTGTCCTGTTTGGGCCACCTACAC GTCCCCCTCATAATTACATGAAGGACCTGCTGCTAATTGTTTCAGTAGTGATGGGAGTCGGAGGCTGCTGGTTTGCTCAGGCCCAGAACAAAGCGAGTAAAATCCACGTAGCCAAGATGATGAAAGATTTAGAAAGTCTGCAAAGAGCTGAACAGAGCCTCATAGATCTGCAGGAACA ACTAGAGCGTGCTCAGGAAGAGAAGCGTAATGTTGCAGAGGAGAAGCAGAACCTGGAGGAAAAGATGAGGGACGAGATCATGGGAGCGCAGGAGGAGGCTTATCGTCTGCACGAGCTGAGGCAGGGAGCTGTCAGCGAGCTCAGCCGACTCCGATATGCAGAGGAAGAACTGGAGCAG GTCCGAGGAGCGCTGAAGCAGGCAGAGAAGGATATGCAGGCTAGCTGGACTGTCTCAGAGGTCCTTCAGCAGTGGCTGCAGTTGACACATGAGGTTGAGGTCCAGTACTACAATGTCAAGAAACAGAGTGCAGAACTGCAGCTTGCCATTGCCAAGGAAGAG GCGGAGAGGATTAAGAAGAAAAGGAGTTCTGTGCTGGGGACTCTCCATGTCGCTCATAGCTCCTCTCTTGACCAGGTTGACCACAAGATTATGGAGGCAAA GAATGCTTTGTCTGAAGTAACAGCCTGCCTACGGGAGCGCCTCCATCGCTGGCAACAGATTGAGTGCCTCTGTGGCTTCCCCATCATCAGGAATCCTGGTCTAGCCAACCTCACTGCTCAGCTCTACTCAGATTCAATTGCTCTGGGCTTTCCGCGTGTGCCCCAGTCATCCTGTCCGTGCCACAGTTCCGTCCGTGGATCTATAGAGAATCTGTTAGAAGAGTCTGCTTCTACAATCTTACCGCAGATGGCAG TTCCAGGCGCGCCACTGAAGCGTTCTCCACGAACACGAGGATCCACCATACGTCGGTCACGTCTTCCCAGTGTCATCACTCAGCCTCCAGCCACCATGATCTCCCCTGATCCTGACCTTCTCATACCCATCCGGGCACCATATCCTTGCTTTGATGAGGATGAGGGGCTCTTCCTGAAGACTTTAAAGAAACA AGACTCCAAAGAGATATTCTCAGACACAGATGTTATGGCTTCTACTCCTCTCAGCAAAATGTTCCCTAGTCCCACTATTGACACCTCCTGTCGAAAACTCTACCATGATGAAACTGAACCGCTTGCAGACAGCTCCATCACAAAGCCTTTGAGCAGAGAAGTTGAATCCCCTGTTCGTAAACTATCTGTAGAAGAGTTTGAAGCTTCTGTAGATGTTACCTGCAGGAAGACAGCAAAAGACAAATTGTTGGATACCTCTTTAGAAAACCCTTTTTTGAAGCTGAGCAAAGAAGAATCTTTGATAGAGGCTCCACCAAGAAAGGCATCCCGAGAGAGGATTGAAGCTCCCCTGGATGTTACAGGTAGAAAGGGCCTTTCCAATGAACTGGATGTAGAATGTTCAGccaggaaaggagagagagatatGATAGGTGACTCAGTGGACAGTGCATCAAGGAATACATACAGAGAAAAAAGTGATTTATCACTGGATGTCAGAAAAATTCTTCGGAATGAATTAGAAGCCTCAGCAGATGTGCCACCTGGGAAGATATCAAGAGATATCATAGGGACTCCAATGGACAGCTCCTCAAGAAAGATACGAGATGATGAGCATGCTTTTGACTCAGTATCCAGAAGGATTTCAAGAGATTCACTGGGAATGCCCCTAGACAGAGGTTCTAGAAAACTTCCACGGAATAAAACAGAATGCCAGCTTGAGTCCTCTGCAAGGGCTTTAGCGCTGGACAAAATGGTTGAGCCTGCCAGAACACCACCAAGAAAAATATCTAGAGATGAACTGGAGTATTGTATAGATACCACTTCACTAAAGATGATACCCAGAGACAAACTCGAAGCACATATGGATATCTATACAGAGAAGCAAGAGTTTGGCTTAGAACCAACAACAAGTAGGAGGATGCTGAGAGATGAACGTGAAATTTCTGCTGGTTCTCTCAGAAGGAGAGTACCAAGAATGCCAAGGGAGGACACTGACAGTCCCATAGACAATCCAACAGGAAAAGTCTCGCGGGATAGAATTCATATTCCAATGGAAATACCTAAACAATCAGTATTGAAGGAAGAGATGGGAGCATCAAGTTTATCTCTGTGTCGAATTGGACAGCCAGACCTTATGGTAACCTCTCAGGTGCCACAGAAGTTGTCATCAGACTTTTTCACTGTTGGTCCACTGAGTGAGCTTGTGTATGATGGAATCCTTGAGAAGTCCTGTAAGCCAATGGCTACAACCCCAACCAGCCTCTCTGACTCAACACCTAATCTGCCTCCGGGCAGGGTGCTCAGAGAGGTGGAGCCTCCACAGCTACCACCAGGGGCTGCCTTCCCATGTCCTGCATTGCACCCTGAGACAGGAGATGAAAGGAACAAGGATAAGGAAAAAAGCAAGAAATCTTTGAAGctcaaaaatctttttaaaaagaaacaagaatcAACTCATGAGAAGCTTCAAAGTGGTCTTCAGAAACTTTGA